Proteins encoded within one genomic window of Fusarium musae strain F31 chromosome 4, whole genome shotgun sequence:
- a CDS encoding hypothetical protein (EggNog:ENOG41) has protein sequence MSLSRTFAKPLRSLLVRSTPSLYKPCVRTIATAPASDSTSGSPKKLKALTQEQRDFLDSALRVNQAGELAAVLIYAAQSPILLRSKPHLRKLMAHMYDQEDGHFKTFNDLIHKHRIRPTALYPLWSVMATGLGWSTAMLGYEAAMACTEAVETEIGGHYNEQIRTLLEMVTQWEAEGYEVGEELSDLVKTLRVIRDEELEHLDHAVAHDAQKAEPHWLLTGVIRAGCRGAIWVSEKV, from the exons ATGTCTTTATCCAGGACTTTTGCCAAGCCTTTGCGCTCTCTCCTCGTGCGATCAACACCTAGTCTTTACAAGCCATGTGTTCGCACCATCGCCACAGCTCCAGCTTCAGACTCAACGTCTGGGTCTCCCAAGAAACTCAAAGCACTCACCCAGGAGCAACGTGATTTTCTTGACTCAGCT CTTCGTGTCAACCAAGCTGGTGAACTTGCTGCAGTCCTCATTTATGCTGCCCAGTCACCCATCCTTCTTCGATCAAAGCCTCATCTTCGCAAGCTGATGGCGCATATGTATGATCAAGAAGACGGTCACTTTAAGACCTTCAATGACCTCATTCACAAGCATCGCATTCGCCCTACTGCTCTGTACCCTTTGTGGTCCGTCATGGCTACCGGTCTGGGCTGGTCTACTGCTATGCTCGGTTACGAAGCTGCGATGGCTTGTACAGAAGCTGTCGAGACAGAGATTGGTGGCCACTATAACGAACAAATTCGGACATTGTTGGAAATGGTTACGCAATGGGAAGCCGAGGGCTACGAAGTGGGCGAGGAGCTATCAGATCTCGTCAAAACTCTCAGAGTGATACGAGACGAAGAACTGGAGCATCTCGATCATGCGGTAGCGCATGATGCACAAAAGGCAGAACCTCATTGGCTTCTCACTGGCGTCATCCGCGCAGGTTGCCGAGGTGCTATCTGGGTAAGCGAAAAGGTTTGA
- a CDS encoding hypothetical protein (EggNog:ENOG41) has translation MTQHRPDGDVSPMDISPRSVSPEDPNLQPGPPSVSKSTSDTLLPPVGLKITTLSNPPGSTKETKPASNELASGHGKAPLSAIPRSTPASTKSLKGHGISDRDFGLAVDGDGQDNSQAPSRPSIQFTRADGVDTPPTFMRGNSWEEPETPGKSRGASLMSKLKALTNNSGVSTPKSSTVAGPSGQGNQSNINSPTRPSRGIPGTLTEEDTDADADAEETADEGSPGDGKSKKKKQKRRMRRTKKATTSTPGTPRRFVSDIDVLDSFDQLVKRRASMPDTTVPEYGVSEGEGRDRLGMAFRRGNSWMTSAVRHHGEETDEVESPGAVGRRTGHVRRITVFGGGGVSDGDAMTPRRPFFTSERASTFGAQKWKQVKNTLKLLRQKKEDRFDYFKSAELMAELRAGAPAVLMLASMIQRDEHGNKRIPVLLEQLKLRITDSSPMEDDDKDRHWLFTIELEYGSGPSRMSWTVTRTLRDIYNLHLRYKFAINNDKYMPGRMDLGGRPKQPKFPYSAFPYLRGARKKGEESDEEDQARIRGEEETAGEGTATEAAGDGIFSDPENPGGLPRRKSRNFLGMGPRRRSTGITDPGDMSNPEGPGMPAMDMATRRQRYVEKQRRILEKYLSEMIRWLMFRADSNRLCRFLELSALGVRLAAEGSYHGKECYLHIQPSKGLDFRRALTPAKVISRHSRKWFLVRQSYIVCVESPENMNIFDVYLVDSKFSISSKRSKVKAIGSAEKKAEIDLTVEAPPDKHHTMTLRSSERKVRLFSRNQSVMKQFEDSINQMLKQTPWYQNKRFDSFSPVRNHVFAQWLVDGRDYMWNVSRAINMARDVIYIHDWWLSPELYMRRPAAISQKWRLDRLLQKKAREGVKVFVIVYRNVEAAVPINSEHTKLSLLNLHPNIFVQRSPNQFKKNQFFFAHHEKICIVDHDVAFVGGIDLCFGRWDCPQHPIVDDKPTGFEMSETPKDAEHCQLFPGKDYSNPRVQDFFRLNEPYEEMYDRSKVPRMPWHDVAMQVVGQPARDLTRHFVQRWNYLRRGRKPTRPLPFLLPPPDANVDELKELGLTGTCEVQILRSATTWSLGIEQTEHSIQNAYIKMIEESDHFVYMENQFFITSTEAYNTRIVNRIGDALVERIIRAHENDEDWRCVIVIPLMPGFQNTVDEQEGTSVRLILMCQYASICRGEQSIFGRLRAAGIEPEDYIAFYSLRQWGVMSNDVLVTEQLYIHAKTIIVDDRVALIGSANINERSMLGSRDSECAAIVRDTDMINSTMAGRPYQVGRFAHTLRLRLMREHLGLDVDEILEQERQAELDRQDFEKEMEDIYNEENGGPADSSKLSPKRPDHLRIPSINHDLDAAVEIEDDSSSSSSSSSDSNAEVDSTVINQAEDKVKHELDVTGYGPDRWKTAEKSGLDAGRDSVIINGREVLVSNISNEGKGTLQSPKETQSHIPQPDNRYLDLGNHNDSLPPVPALNRRTTDQLGLPRPAQLPSLPISDDTDIGGPPLHLDPETGKPVNGVFHPMAADIHLAHIDKDCMVDPVNPNFIDEIWNRAAQNNTKLYRRVFRCMPDSEVSTWAEYREYTTYGERFRASMEGGRSRGEDSEFPPSSRHRGSTAGGAGVSAPGPEVMAKAVETEAEKAVGRMAEKLPLGHHEEDRIKIVIPDESQRDADEKQAMKDGEAISSRPTTGLGNENGPDAHQHTEAPSPVYSPGDTPFPAFDGGSSGRYLDPQTGTKDRERRTTFSTLEKPSSRDTNAPPPGQFGSVKRRRRATTKNSRRGFSIDDMPSRGQAEELLNMVQGTIVQFPYDWLLTEEQNGNWGYQVDGVAPLAI, from the coding sequence ACCAACAATAGTGGCGTGTCGACACCAAAGTCATCTACTGTAGCTGGACCTTCGGGTCAAGGCAATCAATCAAACATCAACTCTCCGACGCGACCGAGCCGTGGAATCCCTGGCACTTTGACAGAGGAGGACACTGACGCCGATGCCGACGCCGAGGAAACAGCCGATGAGGGCAGCCCCGGAGACGGCAAatcaaagaaaaagaaacagaagaggaggatgcgCCGCACAAAGAAGGCAACCACTTCTACACCCGGAACGCCTCGGCGCTTTGTGAGCGACATTGATGTATTGGATAGCTTCGACCAGCTGGTTAAGCGCCGTGCAAGTATGCCCGATACAACTGTCCCTGAGTATGGTGTCTCCGAAGGCGAAGGTAGAGACCGCTTGGGCATGGCTTTCCGTAGAGGAAACTCTTGGATGACTTCGGCTGTGCGACACCATGGCGAGGAAACTGATGAGGTCGAGAGCCCTGGAGCGGTCGGACGACGAACAGGTCACGTCCGCCGAATTACCGtttttggtggtggagggGTTTCGGATGGTGATGCTATGACACCTCGACGTCCCTTCTTCACTTCTGAACGTGCGTCTACTTTCGGTGCTCAGAAGTGGAAGCAAGTCAAGAACACACTCAAACTCCTTCgacagaagaaagaagaccGTTTTGACTATTTTAAATCGGCCGAGTTGATGGCCGAACTAAGGGCTGGTGCTCCCGCCGTTCTTATGCTTGCTAGCATGATACAAAGAGATGAACACGGGAATAAGAGGATcccagttcttcttgagcagcTCAAGCTTCGCATTACCGATAGCTCTCCcatggaggatgacgacaAGGACCGACACTGGCTATTCACTATAGAACTGGAATACGGAAGCGGACCGAGCAGAATGAGTTGGACCGTAACTCGAACGCTTAGAGATATCTACAATCTACATTTGCGTTACAAGTTTGCTATCAACAACGACAAATACATGCCAGGGCGCATGGACTTGGGTGGCCGGCCGAAGCAACCCAAATTTCCATATTCGGCCTTCCCCTATCTTCGCGGTGCTCGCAAGAAGGGAGAAGAaagcgacgaagaagatcaagcgAGGATTcgcggagaagaagagacagcTGGCGAGGGTACAGCAACTGAAGCAGCAGGAGACGGCATTTTCAGTGACCCCGAAAATCCCGGTGGCCTCCCACGAAGGAAGTCTCGCAATTTCCTGGGAATGGGCCCGAGGCGCAGATCCACAGGCATTACCGATCCTGGGGATATGTCCAACCCAGAGGGTCCAGGAATGCCTGCTATGGACATGGCAACGCGGAGACAACGTtatgttgagaagcaacgGCGTATTCTTGAAAAGTACTTGTCTGAGATGATCAGATGGCTAATGTTCAGAGCTGACAGCAACCGACTCTGTCGCTTTCTCGAACTCTCGGCACTTGGCGTTCGCCTCGCCGCCGAGGGTAGTTACCACGGAAAGGAGTGTTACCTTCATATCCAACCTTCGAAGGGTCTAGACTTTCGCCGTGCTTTGACACCAGCAAAGGTTATCTCTCGACACAGTCGGAAATGGTTCCTGGTACGACAGAGCTACATCGTCTGCGTGGAGTCCCCCGAAAACATGAACATTTTTGATGTGTACCTAGTCGATTCGAAATTCAGTATTTCCTCGAAGCGAAGTAAGGTTAAGGCGATTGGCTccgctgagaagaaggctgagatcgATTTGACTGTGGAGGCACCCCCTGACAAACATCACACCATGACTCTTCGCTCATCCGAACGCAAGGTCCGCCTCTTCTCCCGCAACCAATCCGTGATGAAGCAGTTTGAGGACTCCATCAACCAGATGCTCAAGCAAACTCCCTGGTATCAGAACAAACGATTTGACAGTTTCTCTCCTGTGCGAAATCATGTATTTGCCCAATGGCTCGTCGACGGCCGCGACTATATGTGGAACGTTTCTCGAGCTATCAATATGGCCCGCGATGTTATTTACATCCACGATTGGTGGCTAAGCCCCGAGCTGTACATGCGCAGACCAGCAGCTATCAGCCAGAAATGGCGACTGGATAGACTGCTGCAGAAGAAAGCTAGGGAAGGTGTTAAAGTCTTTGTCATAGTATACCGAAACGTCGAAGCTGCCGTTCCGATAAATTCCGAGCATACTAAGTTGTCATTGTTGAACCTCCACCCTAACATCTTTGTACAACGGTCCCCCAACCAATTCAAGAAGAACCAATTCTTCTTCGCTCATCACGAGAAGATCTGCATCGTGGATCACGATGTAGCCTTTGTTGGAGGAATTGATTTGTGCTTTGGACGATGGGATTGTCCTCAGCATCCTATCGTCGACGACAAACCAACTGGATTTGAGATGTCTGAGACACCTAAGGATGCAGAGCATTGCCAGTTATTCCCCGGAAAGGATTATTCAAATCCTCGAGTGCAGGACTTCTTCAGGCTCAACGAGCCATATGAGGAAATGTACGACCGAAGCAAGGTACCTCGCATGCCCTGGCATGATGTTGCTATGCAAGTTGTGGGCCAACCTGCGAGAGACTTGACGCGCCACTTTGTCCAGCGTTGGAATTATCTTCGCCGAGGACGGAAGCCTACACGCCCGTTACCATTCCTGCTCCCCCCGCCGGACGCTAATGTAGATGAGTTGAAGGAGCTGGGTCTAACTGGCACTTGCGAAGTCCAAATTCTCCGATCTGCCACCACTTGGTCATTGGGGATCGAACAGACTGAGCACAGTATTCAGAATGCATACATCAAAATGATCGAGGAGTCAGATCATTTTGTCTATATGGAAAACCAGTTTTTCATTACCAGTACTGAGGCATATAACACCAGAATCGTGAACCGTATCGGTGACGCTCTTGTTGAACGAATCATACGGGCTCacgagaatgatgaagaCTGGCGTTGCGTTATTGTTATTCCCCTCATGCCTGGATTTCAAAATACAGTCGATGAACAGGAGGGTACAAGTGTTCGCCTGATCTTGATGTGTCAGTACGCTAGTATTTGTAGAGGCGAACAGTCTATCTTTGGCAGGCTTCGAGCCGCTGGCATTGAGCCAGAAGACTACATCGCCTTCTACTCGCTTCGTCAATGGGGAGTCATGAGTAACGATGTCCTTGTCACCGAGCAACTCTACATCCATGCCAAGACAATTATCGTTGACGACCGCGTCGCCCTTATCGGCTCCGCCAATATCAATGAACGATCAATGCTTGGCAGTCGTGATTCGGAGTGTGCTGCGATCGTTCGAGATACTGATATGATCAACTCGACAATGGCTGGAAGACCGTACCAAGTTGGCCGCTTTGCTCACACACTCCGACTCCGACTGATGCGAGAACATCTCGGCCTCGACGTTGACGAAATACTTGAGCAAGAGCGCCAGGCAGAGCTTGACCGTCAAGATTTCGAgaaagagatggaggatATATATAACGAAGAGAATGGTGGTCCTGCCGATTCCTCAAAGCTTTCACCGAAACGCCCCGATCACCTACGCATTCCAAGTATTAACCATGATCTAGAtgctgcagttgagattgaagacgacagcagcagcagtagcagcagcagtagcgACAGTAATGCAGAAGTGGATAGTACTGTCATCAATCAAGCAGAGGATAAGGTGAAGCATGAGCTGGACGTTACCGGTTATGGGCCTGACCGTTGGAAGACTGCCGAGAAATCTGGCCTTGATGCCGGCCGCGATTCTGTTATCATCAACGGACGTGAAGTCCTTGTTAGCAACATCAGCAATGAAGGCAAGGGAACACTGCAATCACCCAAGGAAACACAGTCACATATTCCCCAGCCCGATAATCGATATCTGGACCTAGGAAACCACAACGACAGCCTCCCCCCCGTGCCAGCTCTAAATCGTCGCACTACGGATCAACTTGGCCTGCCCCGTCCCGCACAGCTGCCGTCTTTGCCGATAAGCGACGATACTGACATTGGCGGTCCTCCACTACATCTCGATCCCGAAACGGGAAAACCGGTTAATGGTGTTTTCCATCCGATGGCCGCAGATATTCATTTAGCACACATTGACAAAGACTGTATGGTAGATCCAGTCAACCCCAACTTTATTGACGAAATTTGGAACCGAGCTGCTCAAAACAACACGAAGCTCTATCGCCGAGTATTCCGTTGCATGCCGGATTCCGAAGTGAGCACTTGGGCAGAATATCGAGAGTACACGACCTACGGTGAGAGGTTCCGGGCAAGCATGGAAGGTGGCCGATCAAGAGGTGAAGACTCGGAATTCCCTCCATCCTCGAGACATCGTGGATCCACTGCgggtggtgctggtgtcaGTGCACCAGGACCAGAGGTGATGGCTAAGGCCGTTGAAACTGAAGCGGAGAAGGCAGTCGGAAGAATGGCCGAGAAGCTCCCTCTTGGCCACCATGAGGAGGATAGAATCAAAATTGTCATTCCTGACGAGAGCCAGCGTGATGCTGATGAAAAACAAGCAATGAAAGACGGCGAGGCTATATCATCACGACCCACCACTGGGCTGGGGAATGAGAATGGTCCCGATGCACATCAACATACAGAGGCACCATCTCCAGTCTACTCGCCCGGAGACACCCCATTCCCTGCCTTCGATGGAGGCAGTAGTGGAAGATACCTTGACCCGCAGACAGGTACCAAGGACAGAGAGAGGCGCACTACTTTTTCGACGCTTGAGAAACCATCCTCAAGAGATACTAATGCCCCTCCACCGGGGCAGTTTGGCTCAGTGAAACGCAGACGCCGTGCAACTACTAAGAATAGCCGACGCGGTTTTAGTATTGACGACATGCCATCACGGGGGCAGGCTGAAGAGCTTTTAAATATGGTCCAGGGCACTATCGTGCAGTTCCCTTATGATTGGCTCCTTACGGAAGAGCAAAACGGGAACTGGGGTTACCAAGTCGATGGCGTTGCCCCCTTGGCAATTTAG
- a CDS encoding hypothetical protein (BUSCO:EOG09264XOZ), with the protein MSDVDDELLALAGGDSDDEASGNESRGGSPSPPPAKRSGSKKGAGKKSRRGNDDSEEEGEASAPGTPNSLESAPMDESDSDDEPSRGRAAAAEDDDEAYPIDGRYKSQKEKAEIMALPELEREQLIAERMTDIERQRQNRLLRQMVSNMENEERKQVKKKRSAGNAELEDGDRKASRPRTESKRETAMDSLRQAKAEKARRREDLERRKDNYSPRRRNSGAEDSDDDYNRGRSPTPDADENRDQPPAELRDYERVRLGRNEFAQVCFTPGFEQAITGCYIRIALGPHPESGIEQYRMAAIKGFTTSRPYALQGPNGAFVTDQYVKAAHGKAIKEFPFIAASSGKFTENELNRYKVTCHNEGVILPSKAYLMDKIDEINGLINHSWTTEEIKARLARIKELKRRFDPAERERISHLLEEARQRGEHDKAEELQEELDNLGSQRLAFRTSLGSSKHNEVPKAQTEQDRLAERNRENRRLNAEAVRKAQLKEKAKSKEIEAALKRGETYQGDMSRRLRTKAKFVYDGNEKVEQKPAANGSGTNTPGTSTPKVTAKSQLLPHLAKLQEEKHKEKGIPTIHKPLMDDDVIGSLDLDIDVEI; encoded by the exons ATGTCTGACGTCGACGACGAGCTTCTCGCTCTCGCAGGTGGGGATTCCGATGATGAAGCCTCCGGCAACGAGAGCAGGGGCGGATCGCCATCGCCGCCTCCAGCAAAAAGAAGTGGTTCCAAGAAAGGGGCGGGAAAGAAGTCGCGACGAGGAAACGATGACtccgaggaggagggcgaggC GTCTGCGCCAGGAACGCCAAACTCTCTTGAGTCCGCTCCTATGGACGAATCTGACTCCGACGACGAACCATCGCGAGGTCGAGCAGCGGCTgcagaggatgacgatgaggccTACCCTATTGATGGTCGATACAAGAGtcagaaggaaaaggcagAGATCATGGCCTTGCCGGAACTCGAACGAGAGCAGCTTATCGCTGAGCGTATGACGGACATAGAGCGTCAGCGACAGAACCGCCTGCTCCGTCAGATGGTAAGCAACATGGAGAATGAGGAGCGCAAACAGGTCAAAAAGAAACGCAGTGCTGGAAATGCGGAGCTGGAAGATGGCGATCGAAAGGCATCACGGCCGCGCACAGAGAGCAAGAGGGAGACCGCGATGGACTCTTTGCGCCAAGCTAAGGCAGAGAAAGCACGTCGACGGGAGGATCTCGAGAGACGGAAGGATAATTACTCTCCACGCAGACGCAACTCTGGGGCAGAGGACAGTGACGATGACTATAATCGCGGACGCTCCCCAACTCCTGATGCCGACGAAAATCGCGACCAACCGCCAGCTGAGTTACGCGATTATGAACGAGTTCGATTGGGGCGAAATGAGTTCGCTCAGGTCTGCTTCACCCCTGGATTCGAGCAGGCTATCACTGGATGTTATATACGTATTGCTCTTGGGCCGCATCCCGAAAGTGGCATTGAGCAGTATCGTATGGCAGCCATCAAAG GCTTCACGACCAGTCGCCCCTATGCTCTTCAGGGGCCCAACGGTGCGTTCGTCACAGATCAGTATGTCAAGGCGGCGCATGGTAAGGCAATCAAGGAGTTTCCTTTCATCGCTGCCTCAAGCGGAAAGTTCACAGAG AACGAGCTCAATCGATACAAGGTCACATGCCATAATGAGGGCGTGATACTCCCAAGCAAGGCTTACCTTATGGACAAAATTGATGAGATCAATGGCCTGATCAATCATTCTTGGACCACAGAGGAAATCAAGGCTCGACTTGCTCGGATAAAAGAGCTGAAAAGGCGATTTGACCCCGCCGAGCGAGAACGCATATCTCACTTACTCGAGGAAGCAAGACAACGGGGTGAGCACGATAAGGCCGAAGAATTACAGGAGGAGCTCGACAACCTTGGTTCCCAGCGCTTAGCATTTAGGACGAGTCTGGGCTCCTCGAAGCACAACGAAGTACCCAAGGCCCAAACTGAGCAAGATCGACTGGCTGAGCGTAACCGAGAGAACCGGCGATTGAACGCGGAAGCTGTACGAAAGGCCCAGTTGAAGGAAAAAGCGAAGTCGAAGGAGATCGAGGCAGCCCTCAAACGTGGTGAAACCTATCAAGGTGACATGTCAAGACGACTTAGgaccaaggccaagttcGTTTATGACGGTAACGAGAAAGTGGAACAAAAGCCAGCGGCCAACGGTAGCGGGACTAACACTCCTGGGACTAGTACACCGAAGGTGACCGCCAAATCCCAACTACTACCTCATCTTGCAAAGCTGCAGGAGGAGAAACACAAAGAGAAGGGAATCCCTACTATACATAAGCCGCTGATGGATGACGATGTGATCGGGTCACTAGACCTGGATATTGACGTTGAAATCTGA